In the Flagellimonas sp. MMG031 genome, one interval contains:
- a CDS encoding ATP-dependent 6-phosphofructokinase has translation MNTNMKHIGVFTSGGDSPGMNAALFAIAKTAEVNSIKLSGFRKGYEGLIDGDLVELDTQELQKLVHRGGTFLKTARSARFLTKEGRQQALENLRKNNIDALIAVGGDGTFKGLLAFSEICELPFIGIPGTIDNDMAGTDFTLGFDSAVNTAIENIDKIRDTAESHNRIFLIEVMGRDCGYIAMHSGLGVGADAILVPESGQDFVRLLEKASVYDSEEAFIAVVAEGDELGAEIAASKIKELNPKLDLRITKLGHVQRGGNPSAADRMLGIRLGAASVKALLQEKKSVMVGILNNELSLTPFDQVVKQHQVQDELYELVKIFGK, from the coding sequence ATGAACACGAATATGAAACATATTGGGGTATTTACCTCGGGAGGGGATTCCCCAGGCATGAATGCAGCTTTATTTGCCATTGCAAAAACTGCCGAAGTGAACAGCATAAAATTAAGTGGTTTTCGTAAAGGTTATGAAGGCCTAATCGATGGGGATTTAGTCGAATTGGATACCCAGGAACTTCAAAAATTAGTGCATCGGGGCGGTACTTTTCTTAAGACCGCACGAAGCGCAAGATTCCTAACTAAAGAGGGAAGACAGCAGGCCCTGGAGAACCTTCGGAAAAATAACATCGATGCACTTATCGCCGTGGGCGGGGATGGTACTTTTAAAGGGCTGCTCGCCTTTTCGGAGATTTGCGAACTACCATTTATCGGTATTCCAGGTACCATAGACAATGACATGGCCGGAACCGACTTCACCTTGGGCTTTGATTCCGCAGTGAATACGGCAATCGAAAACATTGATAAGATCAGGGACACAGCAGAATCACATAACCGAATATTTCTAATTGAGGTAATGGGAAGGGACTGCGGATATATAGCAATGCATTCTGGGTTGGGCGTAGGTGCCGATGCCATTTTAGTGCCGGAAAGTGGACAAGATTTTGTCCGTTTGCTCGAAAAGGCAAGTGTTTATGATAGCGAAGAAGCCTTCATAGCCGTTGTTGCCGAAGGCGATGAACTTGGTGCCGAAATAGCGGCATCAAAGATTAAAGAATTAAATCCGAAGCTAGACCTCCGTATCACAAAACTGGGGCATGTGCAACGCGGTGGAAACCCTTCCGCTGCCGATCGTATGTTGGGGATAAGACTTGGGGCAGCTTCGGTAAAGGCCCTTTTACAAGAAAAAAAGAGCGTTATGGTCGGTATTCTCAACAACGAACTTAGCCTCACGCCTTTTGACCAAGTGGTAAAACAACACCAGGTACAAGACGAGTTGTACGAACTCGTAAAGATTTTTGGTAAATAA
- a CDS encoding dicarboxylate/amino acid:cation symporter, whose protein sequence is MFETEIKSLKSLNHYLQRLVESRLWLKVIIALFLGVGFGLLLSPQNGWVSKATADMLGNWLALPGMLFLKLVQMIMIPLIVASIITGIASNDKENLKKLGGGVLLYFISTTIISVTIGTLLAALFRPGKYLHQQAEMDHANALADTAESSELSFGINDIPNAITDLLPENPLASMVSGEMLSIVIFTIIIGVAVLSLPNDLLKPVKLLLSAVQEICMTVVKWAMLLVPVAVFGLMAQLTSSVGLSSLSGLGFYVLVVLLGLFMLIVIYLLLVSTLGRTNPLKFLRKITDVQLLAFSTTSSAAVMPLSLKTAEEELKVDSSISNFIIPIGATVNMDGTALYQTITTLFIAQAYGLEMDLLNIIVVVVTIVAASIGTPAIPGGGVVILASVLSGAGIPSEGIIIIIGVERLLGMFRTAVNVTGDLTACMVFNRFYGKIPDLITANLKTTKS, encoded by the coding sequence ATGTTCGAAACTGAAATAAAATCTTTAAAATCACTCAACCATTACTTGCAGAGACTGGTAGAGAGCAGGCTATGGCTAAAAGTGATTATCGCTTTGTTTTTGGGTGTAGGTTTCGGGTTGTTATTAAGTCCTCAAAACGGTTGGGTCAGTAAGGCGACTGCCGATATGTTGGGAAATTGGTTGGCCCTACCGGGAATGCTCTTCCTTAAATTGGTGCAGATGATAATGATTCCCTTGATTGTGGCTTCCATCATTACGGGCATAGCCAGTAACGACAAGGAAAATCTAAAAAAGTTGGGGGGTGGTGTGCTCTTATATTTTATATCAACAACAATTATATCAGTAACCATAGGAACGTTGCTAGCCGCACTGTTCAGACCTGGAAAGTATCTGCACCAACAGGCGGAAATGGATCATGCAAATGCATTGGCCGATACTGCCGAAAGTTCGGAACTATCCTTTGGAATAAATGATATTCCGAATGCCATAACGGATCTACTGCCCGAAAACCCATTGGCCTCCATGGTAAGTGGCGAAATGTTGAGCATTGTCATTTTTACCATTATAATAGGGGTAGCCGTTCTGTCGTTACCCAATGATTTGCTCAAACCAGTAAAATTACTTTTGAGTGCCGTACAGGAAATCTGTATGACCGTAGTAAAATGGGCCATGTTGTTGGTGCCGGTGGCAGTATTCGGATTGATGGCCCAGCTTACATCCAGTGTCGGGTTAAGCTCCCTTTCAGGATTGGGTTTTTATGTGCTCGTTGTACTGTTGGGCCTATTTATGTTGATTGTTATCTACCTCTTATTGGTAAGCACACTTGGCCGGACTAATCCTCTTAAATTTTTGAGAAAGATTACGGATGTCCAACTTTTAGCATTCTCGACTACAAGTTCTGCCGCGGTCATGCCCTTATCGCTGAAAACAGCAGAGGAAGAACTGAAAGTAGATAGCTCTATCAGTAATTTCATAATTCCGATCGGGGCTACTGTAAATATGGATGGGACGGCCCTCTATCAGACCATAACCACTTTATTCATAGCACAGGCTTACGGATTAGAAATGGACCTTTTAAATATTATTGTCGTCGTCGTTACGATAGTTGCGGCCTCAATCGGAACCCCGGCCATACCTGGAGGTGGCGTTGTCATACTGGCTTCGGTACTATCGGGGGCCGGAATACCTTCTGAGGGAATTATCATAATAATCGGGGTGGAGCGCTTGCTCGGCATGTTCCGAACTGCAGTGAATGTTACCGGAGACTTAACGGCTTGTATGGTTTTCAATCGGTTTTACGGAAAAATACCCGATCTGATTACCGCTAATCTTAAAACCACTAAATCATGA
- a CDS encoding class I fructose-bisphosphate aldolase yields the protein MNSHEKIIEQLGDKASFYLDHVSEKITKDELQLPDKNFVSKVFVNSNRNPQTLRSLAQLYGHGNLKDTGYLSILPVDQGIEHSAAFSFYKNPDYFDPENIIKLAIGAGCNGVASTFGVLGLYARKYAHKIPFIVKINHNELLSYPNAYDQTLFGKVKDAWDMGAVAIGATIYFGSKESNRQIVEIAEAFAEAHNLGMATILWCYTRNDAFKTDKEDYHTAADLTGQANHLGVTIQGDIIKQKLPTTNYGFKDLQFGKYDDAMYETLTTEHPIDLCRLQVANCYMGKVGLISSGGGSRGASDLTEAITTAIINKRAGGSGLILGRKAFQRPIKEGVELLHAVQSVYLEEKITIA from the coding sequence ATGAACTCTCACGAAAAAATAATAGAGCAGTTGGGGGACAAAGCGTCCTTCTATTTAGATCATGTTAGCGAAAAGATTACCAAGGATGAACTGCAATTGCCCGATAAAAATTTTGTCTCTAAAGTTTTTGTCAACAGCAATCGTAATCCACAAACGCTTCGAAGTCTTGCCCAATTATACGGGCATGGCAACCTGAAGGATACAGGGTATTTAAGCATACTTCCCGTAGATCAGGGAATCGAACATAGTGCCGCTTTTTCCTTCTATAAAAACCCCGATTATTTTGACCCTGAGAATATTATAAAACTTGCCATTGGCGCAGGTTGTAACGGGGTGGCCTCGACTTTTGGTGTATTAGGTCTGTACGCTCGGAAATACGCGCATAAAATACCGTTCATCGTGAAGATAAACCACAATGAACTACTGTCATATCCCAATGCCTACGACCAAACCTTGTTCGGAAAGGTCAAGGACGCTTGGGATATGGGCGCAGTTGCTATTGGGGCGACCATATATTTTGGATCTAAGGAAAGTAATCGACAGATAGTGGAGATTGCGGAAGCCTTCGCCGAGGCCCATAATCTGGGCATGGCCACGATTTTGTGGTGTTACACCCGTAACGATGCTTTCAAAACGGATAAAGAGGACTATCACACCGCTGCAGATTTAACGGGACAAGCCAACCACCTTGGGGTAACAATACAGGGGGATATCATCAAACAAAAATTACCCACTACAAATTACGGTTTTAAAGACCTTCAATTTGGGAAATATGACGATGCCATGTATGAAACCCTGACCACCGAACACCCCATCGATTTGTGTCGTTTACAGGTTGCCAATTGCTATATGGGCAAAGTAGGACTGATCAGTTCCGGTGGGGGTTCCAGAGGAGCATCCGATTTGACCGAGGCCATTACAACCGCAATCATAAACAAACGGGCAGGAGGCTCGGGTCTGATACTTGGAAGAAAAGCTTTTCAACGACCCATTAAGGAAGGGGTAGAATTATTGCATGCAGTCCAAAGTGTTTATTTGGAGGAGAAAATAACGATAGCCTAA
- a CDS encoding type II glyceraldehyde-3-phosphate dehydrogenase, translating to MKNIAVVGYGVIGKRVADAIKVQDDMKLVGVCDIISDWRIQNAVRKDYDIYATTTEAEKQMKASGISVMGNMQDLLDKVELVVDCTPKMIAAKNVETYKTHNIKFILHGGEKHETTGHSFSAENNYNTALNINATRVVSCNTTSILRTLTALKRADLLDYARGTLLRRATDPWESHLGGIMNTMVPEKEIPSHQGPDAQSVDPDLDVITSAVKVPQTLSHMHYWNVKLKKETSKEEVLNALKTSSRIKFIHYDQGLVSNNTIKEMFLDMGRPWGDMYEVALWEDMLKVVGDELFYAYVVDNQAIVIPETIDAIRALTGIEMDGNKSIAKTNKSLGINQ from the coding sequence ATGAAAAATATTGCAGTAGTAGGATACGGGGTCATCGGCAAAAGAGTTGCCGATGCCATAAAGGTACAGGATGACATGAAACTAGTCGGGGTTTGCGACATTATCAGCGATTGGCGCATACAGAACGCTGTAAGAAAGGATTATGATATCTATGCGACAACCACCGAAGCGGAAAAACAAATGAAGGCTTCGGGCATTTCGGTAATGGGCAATATGCAGGACTTATTGGATAAAGTGGAACTTGTGGTGGATTGCACCCCAAAAATGATTGCGGCGAAAAACGTGGAAACCTATAAAACACACAATATCAAATTCATTCTGCACGGTGGGGAAAAGCACGAGACAACAGGCCACTCCTTTAGTGCTGAAAACAATTATAACACGGCGTTGAATATCAATGCAACCCGAGTGGTTTCCTGTAATACCACATCAATCCTGAGAACATTGACCGCTTTAAAAAGGGCCGATTTACTGGATTATGCACGTGGCACACTTTTAAGAAGGGCGACCGACCCTTGGGAAAGTCATTTAGGAGGGATTATGAACACCATGGTACCGGAAAAAGAAATCCCGAGCCACCAAGGTCCCGACGCACAGAGCGTGGATCCTGATTTGGATGTCATTACTTCAGCGGTCAAAGTTCCCCAAACCTTGAGCCATATGCATTACTGGAACGTGAAACTAAAGAAAGAAACATCAAAGGAAGAGGTGTTGAACGCCCTCAAAACCTCAAGTAGAATCAAGTTTATTCACTATGATCAAGGCTTGGTCTCCAACAACACCATCAAGGAAATGTTTTTGGATATGGGCAGGCCTTGGGGCGACATGTACGAGGTAGCCCTATGGGAAGATATGCTAAAAGTGGTGGGCGATGAACTCTTTTATGCCTACGTGGTGGACAATCAAGCGATTGTAATTCCCGAGACCATCGACGCCATTCGGGCACTTACCGGAATCGAGATGGATGGTAATAAATCCATCGCTAAGACCAATAAAAGTCTAGGTATTAATCAATAG
- a CDS encoding NAD(P)/FAD-dependent oxidoreductase: MLDDSKNNTRKVTDAICLPHSRFPRIVIVGGGFAGLALVEGLKNKDVQVVLIDRHNFHQFQPLFYQVATSGLEPDSIVFPFRKQFKGYKNVSFRLAEVKEIQNSINTVITDKGKLTYDYLVLATGTKTNFFGMEEVERNSLGMKDIRDSLNIRHMMLQNLEQAAITCDDEERDALTNFVIVGGGPAGVEMAGALAEFCKYILPKDYPEYPSSIMNIYLVEAMDEVLSAMSDKASSKTLTYLENLNVKVMLKESVSNYDGRVVKTKSGKTILAKNLIWTAGVTGDFPKGFDETSIVKGNRLKTDHHLKVYGMDNVFAIGDIAGVITDETPKGYPQVAQTAIQQGRHLAKVLLNTLLSKPSKPFTYKDKGSLATVGKRKAVADLGKFHFGGYAAWLLWSVVHLVSISGFRNKLLVGFNWAISYFTYEKSNRVIIRSFKRTKKVDAQYTSTQE; the protein is encoded by the coding sequence ATGTTAGACGATAGCAAAAACAATACACGCAAAGTGACGGATGCAATCTGCTTGCCGCATTCCAGGTTCCCAAGAATAGTCATTGTAGGTGGTGGCTTTGCGGGTCTGGCATTGGTGGAAGGGTTGAAAAATAAAGATGTTCAGGTGGTACTTATTGACCGCCATAACTTTCATCAGTTTCAGCCCTTATTTTATCAGGTAGCCACCAGTGGGCTTGAACCCGATAGCATTGTATTCCCTTTTAGAAAACAATTCAAGGGATATAAGAATGTGAGCTTCAGGCTGGCCGAGGTAAAGGAAATTCAAAACTCCATCAATACCGTCATAACGGACAAAGGAAAACTTACCTATGATTATCTGGTCTTGGCAACGGGAACAAAGACCAACTTCTTCGGTATGGAAGAAGTGGAAAGAAATAGTTTGGGGATGAAGGATATCCGGGATTCTCTAAATATCCGCCACATGATGCTGCAAAATTTGGAACAGGCCGCGATCACGTGCGATGATGAGGAACGCGATGCCCTCACGAATTTTGTGATCGTGGGTGGCGGTCCCGCCGGAGTAGAAATGGCAGGTGCTTTGGCGGAGTTTTGCAAGTACATCCTTCCTAAAGACTATCCCGAGTATCCTTCCTCCATCATGAACATCTATTTGGTGGAAGCTATGGACGAAGTGCTCTCTGCCATGTCGGACAAAGCTTCTTCAAAAACGCTGACCTATTTAGAGAATCTGAACGTTAAGGTGATGTTGAAAGAATCCGTTAGTAACTATGATGGCAGGGTGGTCAAAACCAAAAGCGGCAAGACCATTTTAGCCAAGAACTTGATTTGGACAGCAGGGGTAACTGGAGATTTTCCAAAAGGATTCGATGAGACGTCTATTGTCAAGGGCAATCGTCTTAAAACGGACCACCACCTAAAAGTTTATGGAATGGACAATGTCTTTGCCATTGGGGATATCGCCGGGGTAATCACAGATGAGACCCCGAAAGGGTATCCCCAAGTAGCCCAAACCGCCATACAACAAGGCAGACATTTGGCCAAAGTACTGCTCAACACCTTGCTTTCAAAGCCTTCAAAACCCTTTACATATAAAGATAAAGGTTCATTGGCCACTGTCGGCAAGAGAAAAGCGGTCGCTGATTTGGGGAAGTTTCATTTCGGTGGCTATGCTGCTTGGCTTTTATGGTCTGTTGTTCACTTGGTCTCCATCAGTGGGTTTAGGAACAAACTATTGGTGGGCTTCAATTGGGCCATCAGCTATTTTACTTACGAAAAAAGTAATAGGGTAATCATAAGAAGTTTCAAAAGAACAAAGAAAGTTGATGCGCAATACACATCAACCCAAGAATAA
- a CDS encoding universal stress protein, with protein sequence MKILLAIDGSDFSKVAIDELATLPFPAGTEVCILNVFENPMLAAPGALPLGGTLGNYYEETVSSAKKSAEDLVNEASKSLRDKNDVLSITTAVVEGLPKSAILEKTEAFDTDLIIVGSQGHGAFSRFLLGSVSQSLATHADCSVMIVRKRGSKEKNNY encoded by the coding sequence ATGAAAATACTATTGGCAATAGATGGTTCTGACTTTAGTAAAGTCGCCATAGATGAACTTGCGACGCTGCCGTTCCCTGCGGGTACCGAAGTATGTATTTTGAATGTGTTCGAAAATCCCATGTTGGCCGCTCCTGGTGCCCTACCCTTGGGCGGCACGCTTGGAAATTATTATGAAGAAACCGTCTCCAGTGCGAAAAAATCGGCAGAAGATCTTGTTAATGAAGCTTCAAAATCATTAAGGGACAAGAATGACGTATTGTCGATAACAACAGCCGTGGTAGAGGGGCTTCCCAAAAGTGCAATTTTAGAAAAGACCGAAGCCTTTGATACCGATTTGATCATAGTCGGGTCGCAGGGCCATGGCGCATTCTCTAGATTTTTGCTCGGCTCGGTTTCCCAGTCCTTGGCAACACATGCCGACTGTTCCGTCATGATAGTCCGAAAACGCGGTTCAAAAGAGAAAAACAACTATTGA
- a CDS encoding lycopene cyclase domain-containing protein produces the protein MQYVWFIWSLIILALWGVVYLMKKDSRREMLKMSWITMPFGLTEPLFVPQYWHPPSLFDLAIKTGFDIESLIFSFAIGGIGTVIYNLIFKRKYVEIPHTERKHERHRLHLYILFVPAVVFLVLALFTPLNHIYCGILAMFLGGMATLYCRPDLKTKIWISGFLFTALYFVYFGSILPFYPNYVELFWNLENLSDILVAGIPIEELLFAFTFGMYWSGLYEHLYWKKLMKPLAIS, from the coding sequence ATGCAGTACGTCTGGTTCATATGGTCCCTTATTATTCTAGCCCTCTGGGGCGTGGTCTATCTAATGAAGAAAGATTCTCGAAGAGAAATGCTGAAGATGAGTTGGATAACCATGCCCTTTGGGCTTACCGAACCCCTTTTTGTTCCCCAATATTGGCATCCGCCATCGCTTTTCGATTTGGCAATAAAGACAGGGTTCGATATTGAAAGCCTAATCTTCTCTTTTGCCATAGGGGGCATAGGCACGGTAATCTACAATCTTATTTTTAAGCGAAAGTATGTTGAAATACCGCATACCGAACGGAAACATGAAAGGCACCGGTTGCACCTATATATCCTTTTCGTACCGGCAGTAGTGTTTTTGGTATTGGCCCTGTTCACGCCTTTGAATCATATCTACTGTGGAATATTGGCCATGTTTTTGGGTGGAATGGCCACGCTATACTGCCGTCCGGATTTAAAGACCAAAATCTGGATAAGTGGATTTCTGTTCACGGCATTGTACTTTGTTTATTTTGGAAGTATACTCCCGTTCTATCCCAACTATGTAGAACTTTTCTGGAATCTGGAAAACCTTAGTGATATTCTAGTGGCCGGCATTCCAATTGAAGAGCTTTTGTTCGCTTTTACTTTCGGAATGTACTGGTCAGGGCTATACGAGCATTTGTATTGGAAAAAATTGATGAAACCCTTGGCCATAAGTTGA
- a CDS encoding DUF5676 family membrane protein, whose amino-acid sequence MNRINIKKFGFAFGLTAAILYIGCMVVMFTAGREGTIDFFNSLLHGLDTTSIIRMDVPFWEAIIGMIQTFIIGWLTGALIAAFYNAQLKR is encoded by the coding sequence ATGAACCGTATAAACATTAAAAAATTCGGATTTGCATTCGGTCTCACTGCCGCCATCCTCTACATTGGCTGTATGGTCGTCATGTTTACGGCCGGCAGGGAAGGTACCATAGATTTTTTCAACAGCCTGCTCCATGGGCTTGACACAACCAGTATTATTCGCATGGATGTTCCTTTTTGGGAAGCTATAATTGGGATGATCCAAACATTCATTATCGGATGGCTGACAGGAGCGCTGATCGCAGCTTTTTACAATGCACAGCTAAAACGATAA
- a CDS encoding SHOCT domain-containing protein has protein sequence MHYFEGHWGGMHIIWWIIWLVLLVWIFFIPYDVPYQKSSNEDPMQILKKRFAKGEITKEEYEDSKKTLETDK, from the coding sequence ATGCACTATTTCGAAGGACATTGGGGCGGCATGCACATTATATGGTGGATTATCTGGCTCGTACTACTGGTGTGGATTTTCTTTATCCCGTATGACGTACCCTACCAAAAATCGAGCAATGAAGATCCCATGCAAATTCTAAAAAAACGATTTGCAAAAGGAGAAATTACCAAGGAAGAATATGAAGATTCAAAAAAAACCTTGGAAACGGACAAATAA
- a CDS encoding heavy metal-associated domain-containing protein, translated as MKRKYQIDGISCGGCITKVKKVLESHEDIEEAKIFLSPKGVAKISMKSNLSVDDLQKQLNRLEGYTISELN; from the coding sequence ATGAAAAGAAAATATCAAATAGACGGAATCAGTTGTGGCGGTTGCATAACAAAGGTCAAAAAAGTATTGGAGTCTCATGAAGACATTGAGGAGGCAAAGATTTTTTTAAGTCCGAAAGGAGTCGCCAAGATCAGTATGAAATCGAACCTTTCGGTCGATGATCTGCAGAAACAGTTGAATCGACTTGAAGGTTATACAATTTCAGAATTGAATTAA
- a CDS encoding helix-turn-helix domain-containing protein codes for MDSIREYWIKNMVCRRCLKVIKQELYDLGITILSLELGKLTVKAPEIAIVEADQKVVGVLHSNGFEIAKSEEEMIVEKIKIALISLVADIPINIRGKTSDYLANIVHREYKVLSKIFSKNENITIEKYFIKLKIEKVKELIQLRQHTFSDIAYLLDYSSVNHLSRQFKEIMGMSMTDYKNDQAWERNFFDEII; via the coding sequence ATGGATTCCATAAGGGAATATTGGATAAAGAATATGGTTTGTAGGCGTTGCCTAAAGGTCATAAAGCAAGAATTGTATGATTTGGGCATTACCATACTATCCCTTGAACTTGGGAAACTTACGGTAAAGGCTCCAGAAATAGCTATTGTCGAAGCAGACCAAAAAGTGGTGGGCGTCCTCCATTCCAACGGTTTTGAAATAGCCAAAAGCGAAGAGGAGATGATAGTCGAGAAAATCAAGATCGCCTTGATTTCATTGGTCGCAGATATCCCTATCAACATTCGGGGAAAAACCTCGGACTATCTGGCTAACATAGTACATCGAGAGTACAAGGTACTGAGCAAGATTTTTTCAAAAAATGAAAATATCACTATTGAAAAATACTTCATAAAGCTGAAGATAGAAAAGGTAAAAGAGCTCATTCAGTTGCGGCAACATACCTTTTCTGATATCGCTTATTTGCTCGATTACAGCAGTGTCAACCACTTATCCAGGCAGTTTAAGGAAATCATGGGCATGAGCATGACCGACTATAAAAATGATCAAGCCTGGGAACGAAATTTCTTTGACGAAATTATATAA